In one window of Gossypium hirsutum isolate 1008001.06 chromosome A01, Gossypium_hirsutum_v2.1, whole genome shotgun sequence DNA:
- the LOC107918011 gene encoding auxin response factor 5 isoform X1 translates to MGSVVEEKIKQGGLVNVGAQSTLLEEMKLLKEMQDQSGTRKAINSELWHACAGPLVSLPQVGSLVYYFPQGHSEQVAVSTKRMATSQIPNYPNLPSQLMCQVHNVTLHADRDTDEIYAQMSLQPVNSEKDVFPIPDFGLKLSKHPNEFFCKTLTASDTSTHGGFSVPRRAAEKLFPSLDYSMQPPTQELVVRDLHDNTWTFRHIYRGQPKRHLLTTGWSLFVGSKRLRAGDSVLFIRDEKSQLLVGVRRANRQQTTLPSSVLSADSMHIGVLAAAAHAAANRSPFTIFYNPRACPSEFVIPLPRYRKSVYGSQVSVGMRFGMMFETEESGKRRYMGTIVGISDLDPLRWPGSKWRNLQVEWDEPGCNDKQNRVSAWEIETPESLFIFPSLTSSLKRPLYPGFSGAESEWGSLMKRPLLQFPENGNGNLPYSMSNLCSEQLMKMMLKPQLVNHPGIFASPLQQIADVKIPPLEEMKNLQSKSHPKPQVIQSENMLIENQNLSHPVPDHPDPITSNMSKINANWNPHPANILTQAGTGSSNEKLKLESKHSAEQLTSTSECNEEKLVASTVNTTMSNQLSFPTQPQIPLHVQNNPWSIQSQLDSSVLQAHQMLVSQADISTLNSFLPFSDTDEWTSNLSSCQPLSGAYKSPGPIPMVGLQDSSAVFPVETDDSLTTVGEEIWDPKLNSCRVSSQADQLASFTQQDPCSLNSGGVRDLSDDSNNQSGIYSSCLNIDVSNGCSTVIDPFVSSAILDEFCSLKDADFQNPSDCLVGNFGSCQDVQSQITSASLADSQAFSRQDLPDSSGGNIDFDDSGLLQNNSWKQTAPRVRTYTKVQKAGSVGRSIDVTSFKNYDELISAIECMFGLKGLLDDPRGSGWKLVYVDYENDVLLVGDDPWEEFVGCVRCIRILSPTEVQQMSEEGMKLLNSAATVQGINGSNSDGSNANA, encoded by the exons ATGGGTTCTGTCGTTGAAGAGAAGATCAAACAAGGAGGTTTGGTTAATGTAGGTGCACAGTCCACTCTGCTTGAGGAAATGAAGCTAttgaaagaaatgcaagatcaATCTG GTACCCGTAAGGCTATAAATTCCGAGTTATGGCATGCCTGTGCTGGTCCACTTGTTTCCTTGCCTCAGGTGGGAAGTCTTGTGTATTACTTTCCTCAAGGACATAGCGAACAG GTAGCAGTGTCCACTAAAAGAATGGCGACTTCTCAAATTCCCAACTACCCAAATCTTCCATCTCAGTTAATGTGCCAAGTTCATAACGTTACATTACAT GCAGACAGAGACACCGACGAAATATATGCCCAAATGAGTCTTCAACCAGTGAACTCT GAAAAAGATGTGTTCCCTATACCAGACTTCGGATTGAAGCTGAGCAAGCATCCTAATGAATTTTTCTGCAAAACTTTGACTGCAAGTGATACAAGTACACACGGTGGTTTTTCAGTGCCACGTAGAGCAGCTGAGAAGCTCTTTCCTTCATTG GATTATTCCATGCAACCTCCAACGCAAGAGCTTGTTGTGAGAGATTTGCATGATAACACCTGGACGTTTCGTCATATATACCGTG GGCAGCCGAAGCGACACCTTCTTACTACAGGGTGGAGTTTGTTTGTAGGATCAAAAAGACTTAGAGCTGGTGATTCCGTTCTCTTTATCAG GGATGAGAAATCACAGTTATTGGTGGGTGTAAGGCGGGCTAATCGTCAACAAACCACATTGCCATCATCTGTTCTATCTGCTGATAGTATGCACATTGGTGTCCTTGCTGCCGCCGCTCATGCTGCTGCCAATAGAAGTCCATTCACAATTTTCTACAATCCAAG AGCATGCCCTTCAGAATTTGTCATCCCTTTGCCTAGATACCGTAAATCTGTATATGGGTCTCAAGTCTCAGTCGGTATGAGGTTTGGAATGATGTTCGAAACGGAGGAGTCCGGGAAACGTAG ATATATGGGTACAATAGTTGGTATTAGCGACTTGGATCCTCTAAGATGGCCTGGCTCAAAGTGGCGAAACCTTCAG GTTGAATGGGATGAACCTGGATGTAATGATAAACAGAATAGGGTGAGCGCATGGGAAATCGAAACTCCTGAAAGCCTCTTTATTTTTCCTTCGTTAACTTCAAGTCTGAAGCGACCATTGTATCCTGGATTTTCAG GAGCAGAATCTGAATGGGgaagcttgatgaaaaggccccTACTCCAGTTTCctgaaaatggaaatgggaatCTTCCCTATTCAATGTCAAATTTATGTTCCGAACAATTGATGAAGATGATGTTGAAGCCTCAGCTTGTTAACCATCCTGGAATTTTTGCTTCCCCCTTACAACAAATCGCTGATGTAAAGATACCTCCACTAGAAGAAATGAAGAACTTGCAGTCTAAAAGCCACCCAAAACCCCAGGTTATCCAATCAGAAAATATGTTGATAGAGAACCAAAATCTTTCCCACCCAGTCCCTGACCATCCTGATCCCATAACTTCAAATATGTCCAAAATCAATGCTAATTGGAACCCACATCCTGCAAATATTCTAACACAAGCTGGGACTGGGAGCAGTAATGAAAAATTAAAGTTGGAATCAAAGCATTCAGCCGAGCAACTGACTTCGACATCGGAATGCAATGAGGAAAAATTGGTGGCAAGTACTGTAAACACAACTATGTCGAACCAACTTTCTTTCCCTACCCAGCCCCAGATCCCACTCCATGTGCAAAATAATCCCTGGTCGATTCAGTCACAATTGGATTCATCAGTCCTCCAAGCTCATCAAATGCTTGTATCCCAAGCTGATATTAGTACTTTAAACAGCTTTCTTCCTTTCTCAGACACCGATGAGTGGACGTCAAATCTTTCTTCTTGCCAACCTCTTTCTGGGGCGTACAAATCACCTGGTCCGATACCAATGGTTGGGTTACAGGACTCTTCAGCTGTCTTTCCAGTTGAAACTGATGATTCGTTAACTACGGTGGGTGAGGAAATATGGGATCCAAAGCTGAATAGTTGCAGAGTTTCATCCCAAGCAGACCAATTGGCTTCATTCACTCAGCAAGATCCATGCAGTCTTAATTCTGGTGGGGTAAGGGATTTGTCTGATGACAGCAACAATCAAAGTGGGATATATAGTAGCTGTCTTAACATTGATGTTAGCAATGGTTGCAGCACTGTGATTGATCCTTTTGTTTCCAGTGCCATTCTAGATGAGTTTTGCTCATTGAAAGATGCTGATTTTCAAAACCCTTCAGATTGTTTGGTCGGGAACTTTGGTTCTTGTCAGGATGTTCAGTCTCAGATTACCTCTGCTAGCCTTGCAGATTCTCAAGCTTTCTCTCGACAAGACTTGCCTGACAGCTCCGGTGGCAATATCGATTTTGATGACAGTGGTCTTCTGCAAAACAATTCCTGGAAGCAAACAGCTCCACGCGTTAGAACATATACAAAG GTTCAGAAGGCAGGATCTGTAGGAAGGTCGATTGATGTCACGAGTTTTAAGAATTATGATGAACTAATCTCTGCAATAGAATGCATGTTTGGACTCAAGGGTCTGCTGGATGATCCCAGAGGTTCAGGCTGGAAATTGGTGTATGTGGATTATGAGAATGATGTTCTTCTCGTTGGAGACGATCCTTGGGA GGAATTTGTCGGGTGTGTTCGTTGCATCCGAATTCTATCCCCTACAGAAGTACAACAGATGAGTGAAGAAGGAATGAAGCTTCTCAACAGTGCTGCCACAGTGCAAGGCATCAATGGCTCTAACTCAGATGGTTCCAATGCAAATGCTTAA
- the LOC107918011 gene encoding auxin response factor 5 isoform X2 produces the protein MGSVVEEKIKQGGLVNVGAQSTLLEEMKLLKEMQDQSGTRKAINSELWHACAGPLVSLPQVGSLVYYFPQGHSEQVAVSTKRMATSQIPNYPNLPSQLMCQVHNVTLHADRDTDEIYAQMSLQPVNSEKDVFPIPDFGLKLSKHPNEFFCKTLTASDTSTHGGFSVPRRAAEKLFPSLDYSMQPPTQELVVRDLHDNTWTFRHIYRGQPKRHLLTTGWSLFVGSKRLRAGDSVLFIRDEKSQLLVGVRRANRQQTTLPSSVLSADSMHIGVLAAAAHAAANRSPFTIFYNPRACPSEFVIPLPRYRKSVYGSQVSVGMRFGMMFETEESGKRRYMGTIVGISDLDPLRWPGSKWRNLQVEWDEPGCNDKQNRVSAWEIETPESLFIFPSLTSSLKRPLYPGFSAESEWGSLMKRPLLQFPENGNGNLPYSMSNLCSEQLMKMMLKPQLVNHPGIFASPLQQIADVKIPPLEEMKNLQSKSHPKPQVIQSENMLIENQNLSHPVPDHPDPITSNMSKINANWNPHPANILTQAGTGSSNEKLKLESKHSAEQLTSTSECNEEKLVASTVNTTMSNQLSFPTQPQIPLHVQNNPWSIQSQLDSSVLQAHQMLVSQADISTLNSFLPFSDTDEWTSNLSSCQPLSGAYKSPGPIPMVGLQDSSAVFPVETDDSLTTVGEEIWDPKLNSCRVSSQADQLASFTQQDPCSLNSGGVRDLSDDSNNQSGIYSSCLNIDVSNGCSTVIDPFVSSAILDEFCSLKDADFQNPSDCLVGNFGSCQDVQSQITSASLADSQAFSRQDLPDSSGGNIDFDDSGLLQNNSWKQTAPRVRTYTKVQKAGSVGRSIDVTSFKNYDELISAIECMFGLKGLLDDPRGSGWKLVYVDYENDVLLVGDDPWEEFVGCVRCIRILSPTEVQQMSEEGMKLLNSAATVQGINGSNSDGSNANA, from the exons ATGGGTTCTGTCGTTGAAGAGAAGATCAAACAAGGAGGTTTGGTTAATGTAGGTGCACAGTCCACTCTGCTTGAGGAAATGAAGCTAttgaaagaaatgcaagatcaATCTG GTACCCGTAAGGCTATAAATTCCGAGTTATGGCATGCCTGTGCTGGTCCACTTGTTTCCTTGCCTCAGGTGGGAAGTCTTGTGTATTACTTTCCTCAAGGACATAGCGAACAG GTAGCAGTGTCCACTAAAAGAATGGCGACTTCTCAAATTCCCAACTACCCAAATCTTCCATCTCAGTTAATGTGCCAAGTTCATAACGTTACATTACAT GCAGACAGAGACACCGACGAAATATATGCCCAAATGAGTCTTCAACCAGTGAACTCT GAAAAAGATGTGTTCCCTATACCAGACTTCGGATTGAAGCTGAGCAAGCATCCTAATGAATTTTTCTGCAAAACTTTGACTGCAAGTGATACAAGTACACACGGTGGTTTTTCAGTGCCACGTAGAGCAGCTGAGAAGCTCTTTCCTTCATTG GATTATTCCATGCAACCTCCAACGCAAGAGCTTGTTGTGAGAGATTTGCATGATAACACCTGGACGTTTCGTCATATATACCGTG GGCAGCCGAAGCGACACCTTCTTACTACAGGGTGGAGTTTGTTTGTAGGATCAAAAAGACTTAGAGCTGGTGATTCCGTTCTCTTTATCAG GGATGAGAAATCACAGTTATTGGTGGGTGTAAGGCGGGCTAATCGTCAACAAACCACATTGCCATCATCTGTTCTATCTGCTGATAGTATGCACATTGGTGTCCTTGCTGCCGCCGCTCATGCTGCTGCCAATAGAAGTCCATTCACAATTTTCTACAATCCAAG AGCATGCCCTTCAGAATTTGTCATCCCTTTGCCTAGATACCGTAAATCTGTATATGGGTCTCAAGTCTCAGTCGGTATGAGGTTTGGAATGATGTTCGAAACGGAGGAGTCCGGGAAACGTAG ATATATGGGTACAATAGTTGGTATTAGCGACTTGGATCCTCTAAGATGGCCTGGCTCAAAGTGGCGAAACCTTCAG GTTGAATGGGATGAACCTGGATGTAATGATAAACAGAATAGGGTGAGCGCATGGGAAATCGAAACTCCTGAAAGCCTCTTTATTTTTCCTTCGTTAACTTCAAGTCTGAAGCGACCATTGTATCCTGGATTTTCAG CAGAATCTGAATGGGgaagcttgatgaaaaggccccTACTCCAGTTTCctgaaaatggaaatgggaatCTTCCCTATTCAATGTCAAATTTATGTTCCGAACAATTGATGAAGATGATGTTGAAGCCTCAGCTTGTTAACCATCCTGGAATTTTTGCTTCCCCCTTACAACAAATCGCTGATGTAAAGATACCTCCACTAGAAGAAATGAAGAACTTGCAGTCTAAAAGCCACCCAAAACCCCAGGTTATCCAATCAGAAAATATGTTGATAGAGAACCAAAATCTTTCCCACCCAGTCCCTGACCATCCTGATCCCATAACTTCAAATATGTCCAAAATCAATGCTAATTGGAACCCACATCCTGCAAATATTCTAACACAAGCTGGGACTGGGAGCAGTAATGAAAAATTAAAGTTGGAATCAAAGCATTCAGCCGAGCAACTGACTTCGACATCGGAATGCAATGAGGAAAAATTGGTGGCAAGTACTGTAAACACAACTATGTCGAACCAACTTTCTTTCCCTACCCAGCCCCAGATCCCACTCCATGTGCAAAATAATCCCTGGTCGATTCAGTCACAATTGGATTCATCAGTCCTCCAAGCTCATCAAATGCTTGTATCCCAAGCTGATATTAGTACTTTAAACAGCTTTCTTCCTTTCTCAGACACCGATGAGTGGACGTCAAATCTTTCTTCTTGCCAACCTCTTTCTGGGGCGTACAAATCACCTGGTCCGATACCAATGGTTGGGTTACAGGACTCTTCAGCTGTCTTTCCAGTTGAAACTGATGATTCGTTAACTACGGTGGGTGAGGAAATATGGGATCCAAAGCTGAATAGTTGCAGAGTTTCATCCCAAGCAGACCAATTGGCTTCATTCACTCAGCAAGATCCATGCAGTCTTAATTCTGGTGGGGTAAGGGATTTGTCTGATGACAGCAACAATCAAAGTGGGATATATAGTAGCTGTCTTAACATTGATGTTAGCAATGGTTGCAGCACTGTGATTGATCCTTTTGTTTCCAGTGCCATTCTAGATGAGTTTTGCTCATTGAAAGATGCTGATTTTCAAAACCCTTCAGATTGTTTGGTCGGGAACTTTGGTTCTTGTCAGGATGTTCAGTCTCAGATTACCTCTGCTAGCCTTGCAGATTCTCAAGCTTTCTCTCGACAAGACTTGCCTGACAGCTCCGGTGGCAATATCGATTTTGATGACAGTGGTCTTCTGCAAAACAATTCCTGGAAGCAAACAGCTCCACGCGTTAGAACATATACAAAG GTTCAGAAGGCAGGATCTGTAGGAAGGTCGATTGATGTCACGAGTTTTAAGAATTATGATGAACTAATCTCTGCAATAGAATGCATGTTTGGACTCAAGGGTCTGCTGGATGATCCCAGAGGTTCAGGCTGGAAATTGGTGTATGTGGATTATGAGAATGATGTTCTTCTCGTTGGAGACGATCCTTGGGA GGAATTTGTCGGGTGTGTTCGTTGCATCCGAATTCTATCCCCTACAGAAGTACAACAGATGAGTGAAGAAGGAATGAAGCTTCTCAACAGTGCTGCCACAGTGCAAGGCATCAATGGCTCTAACTCAGATGGTTCCAATGCAAATGCTTAA
- the LOC107918012 gene encoding probable methyltransferase At1g29790, producing MGSVSLKIGDGTARFKRATLCSSAVNILMLFSVITTNLFALYAFTFSPKQHLDNLFHHPHRNISLISQHVSLIIKEIDSSQRKLAQMEKELLGYDTLDLSRPNLAAELKLFLQHHQLPLGKDSRTGITEMVASVGHSCEKSADLLSQYMSYKVSGPCPDDWSLAQKLILKGCEPLPRRRCFAKTVPKPGLTSLPVSLWKPVSDKIVTWSGLGCKNFNCLNSKKLSRDCVGCFNLTNGYETQKYVKARSKNDFVMDDVLALGSGGIRIGFDIGGGSGTFAARMAERNVTVITNTLNVDAPHSEFIAARGLFPLFLSLDHRFPFYDNVFDLVHATSGLDVEGKPEKLEFLMFDLDRILRAGGLFWLDNFYCSDDEKKRALTRLIERFGYKKLKWVVGEKTDAAGSGKPQVYLSAVLQKPVRI from the coding sequence ATGGGTTCGGTTTCACTGAAAATTGGAGATGGAACTGCTAGATTCAAGAGAGCAACCCTTTGTTCTTCAGCTGTTAACATTCTCATGCTTTTCTCAGTTATTACAACCAATCTCTTTGCTTTATATGCCTTCACGTTTTCACCAAAACAACACTTAGACAACCTATTTCACCATCCTCACAGAAACATCTCTCTGATCTCTCAACATGTCTCTTTGATTATAAAAGAGATCGATTCTTCTCAGAGGAAGCTTGCTCAAATGGAAAAAGAGCTCCTTGGTTATGACACTCTTGATCTTTCAAGACCCAACCTTGCTGCTGAGCTCAAGTTGTTTTTGCAACATCATCAGCTTCCTTTGGGGAAGGATTCCAGAACTGGGATCACTGAGATGGTGGCTTCTGTGGGACATTCTTGTGAGAAATCTGCTGATTTATTGTCCCAATACATGAGTTACAAGGTTTCTGGACCTTGTCCTGATGATTGGAGTCTTGCGCAAAAGCTAATCTTGAAGGGATGTGAGCCTTTGCCGAGAAGGAGGTGCTTTGCCAAGACTGTTCCTAAGCCAGGTCTTACTTCTTTACCTGTTTCTTTATGGAAACCTGTTAGTGATAAGATCGTTACTTGGAGTGGTCTTGGTTGCAAGAATTTCAACTGTTTGAATAGTAAAAAATTGAGTAGGGATTGTGTTGGTTGCTTTAATTTGACTAACGGATATGAGACTCAAAAATATGTCAAGGCTAGAAGCAAGAATGATTTTGTTATGGATGATGTGTTAGCTCTGGGGAGTGGTGGGATTAGAATTGGATTTGATATTGGAGGTGGGTCTGGGACTTTTGCTGCTAGAATGGCTGAGAGGAATGTGACTGTGATTACTAACACCTTGAATGTTGATGCACCACATAGTGAATTCATTGCTGCAAGAGgccttttccctttatttttgaGCTTGGACCATAGGTTCCCTTTTTATGATAATGTGTTTGATTTGGTTCATGCCACAAGTGGATTAGATGTTGAAGGTAAGCCAGAAAAATTGGAGTTCTTGATGTTTGATTTAGATCGTATATTAAGGGCAGGTGGCTTATTTTGGTTAGATAATTTTTATTGTTCTGATGATGAAAAGAAGAGAGCTCTAACTCGTTTGATAGAAAGATTTGGGTACAAGAAGCTGAAATGGGTTGTAGGAGAGAAAACTGATGCTGCTGGCTCTGGAAAACCTCAAGTTTATCTATCTGCTGTTCTACAGAAGCCTGTAAGAATCTGA